A genomic window from Leishmania panamensis strain MHOM/PA/94/PSC-1 chromosome 5 sequence includes:
- a CDS encoding small nuclear ribonucleoprotein, putative (TriTrypDB/GeneDB-style sysID: LpmP.05.0520): protein MDSSAGRDAGVGPSSSVAKVPGAGTSSSSAPTDPFIYLVQHIHQCVAISLLPADDKDDGAVVRGTLLSVDDLCNVMVQHWSSTDAMKLDCSAGNGRQPPQQQQPRKRARLDAVSGGDVEESVRLIRGAQIVSISLLPT from the coding sequence ATGGATTCCTCCGCCGGCCGCGACGCGGGTGTGggccccagcagcagtgttGCGAAGGTCCCTGGAGCTGGCACCAGCTCAAGCAGTGCCCCAACGGATCCCTTCATATATCTCGTACAGCACATCCACCAGTGCGTTGCCATCTCGCTCCTGCCAGCCGACGACAAGGACGACGGTGCAGTGGTGCGTGGCACCTTGCTAAGTGTTGATGACCTCTGCAACGTGATGGTGCAGCACTGGTCAAGCACGGACGCGATGAAGCTGGACTGTAGCGCTGGTAATGGTCGGcaaccgccgcagcagcagcagccccgcAAGCGCGCTCGCCTCGACGCCgtcagtggtggtgatgtggAAGAGAGCGTGCGGCTCATCCGAGGTGCGCAGATCGTCTCTATCTCTCTCCTGCCGACGTGA
- a CDS encoding protein kinase, putative (TriTrypDB/GeneDB-style sysID: LpmP.05.0530), protein MRSSSPAPARLTGFQRYQRQHKVGEGSYGKVFLCTDVVEGGTVAVKTSQWNSGEEGLSVSSIREVSLLKEIRHPNVVRLLDLFTEEKKLCIVFERMEKDLRSVLSTRQTPIVGRKLKNMMYQLLSALHACHSRRVVHRDIKPGNILVSADEKTVKLADFGMGRAFGLALQSYTYRIATLYYRAPEVLLGDRYYLPSVDMWSMGCVMAELALRRALFRGEGEYSQLITIFGIMGTPNEQVWPGVSRLPHYNAEFPSWVPTSLEKHIPTLDPEGVALLRAMLRYDPQRRITALQAMQHPFFDDVREECEVRLQQQQQQQQQQ, encoded by the coding sequence atgcgaagcagcagccccgCCCCGGCGCGGCTGACGGGCTTCCAGCGCTACCAACGTCAACACAAGGTGGGTGAGGGGTCGTATGGCAAAGTGTTTCTCTGCACCGACGTCGTTGAGggcggcaccgtcgccgtgaAGACGAGCCAGTGGAACTCCGGTGAAGAGGgtctctccgtctcctcgATTCGCGAGGTGTCGCTCTTGAAGGAGATACGCCACCCGAAcgtggtgcggctgctggaccTCTTCACCGAGGAGAAAAAGCTCTGCATTGTGTTTGAGCGCATGGAAAAGGACCTGCGCAGCGTGCTCTCCACCCGGCAGACCCCCATTGTCGGCCGGAAGCTAAAGAACATGATGTACCAGCTGCTGAGTGCCCTGCATGCCTGTcacagccgccgcgtcgTGCATCGCGACATCAAGCCTGGCAACATCCTTGTGAGCGCTGACGAGAAGACCGTGAAACTGGCCGACTTCGGTATGGGGCGTGCCTTCGGTCTTGCCCTGCAGAGCTACACCTACCGCATCGCCACGCTCTACTACCGCGCGCCAGAGGTGCTGCTTGGCGACCGCTACTACCTGCCCTCCGTCGACATGTGGTCTATGGGGTGCGTGATGGCCgagctggcgctgcgccgcgcgctGTTCCGCGGCGAGGGCGAGTACTCGCAGCTCATCACCATCTTCGGCATCATGGGGACGCCGAACGAGCAGGTTTGGCCTGGTGTATCGCGTTTGCCGCACTACAACGCCGAGTTTCCCAGTTGGGTGCCAACGTCGCTAGAGAAGCACATCCCTACCCTCGACCCGGAGGGGGTAGCGTTGCTGAGGGCGATGCTGCGGTACGACCCACAGCGCCGTATTACCGCACTGCAGGCGATGCAGCACCCCTTCTTCGACGACGTCCGAGAGGAATGCGAGGTGCGAttacaacagcagcagcagcagcagcagcagcagtag